From Cucumis melo cultivar AY chromosome 3, USDA_Cmelo_AY_1.0, whole genome shotgun sequence:
TCAATAACGTATTAGGGAACATCATTGCCTTTTAAAGTGGAAACTGAAGTAAAATCCTTCCCTTCTAGCTTCCTACCACCATCATAGAAAAATTGACTACTCATAACAACAAAGAAAAGGTAGAATAAACAACACTCATTACATACCTTGTAAAGAAATTAATCAATATGTCTCATCCCACCCACCAAACCAATGAAAATCAATCCATATTGTAAAATGTAAACCATATGTCTCACTCTTTTTATAAACTTCATTTTCTTGCAATATTAGTCTTTTTAATGCATATCATACAAAATCCAACCATATTATTGTTAATATTACAAAAAGGCATATTGATATATGTGTGTAGTGTAGCAATACCAACCAACAACCCTCTCACTCTCTCATTCTTTcctatttaaatcttatttgtTTGGCTTCAAATCTCAATCATTCATTTCTTCTATTGTATTCAACTTAATCAACTAACACCAAATCTCCCACCTACCCCTTTTATTAGTGTCTCGAATATTATAGTTAGTAGTGTTGTTTTATTCTCGAATTTTCATATGCGTGTAATAGGTTCAAATTCTAGGGTTTTTAGCAAGTCTCGATCGTGGTAGgtttatgatttaattattgATGTTCATGAGTTTATAACTTTTCTCGTTATTTTTACAAAAGATTTTGTGTATTGAAATCAAAGTTTTGATCGAAAATTTGCTTGACTTTAGTGTTTTTAGTGATCAGTTATTATACGTATAGTTTAGTGGATAAGATACGATGTTACATCAATTAATATAGACAGAATCATATAATATTGATCTTATATTTATATACAATGTCACATGatatcaatataaatatttttattagttCATATTTATAACAATTAATAATGTTAATTACTTTCTAACTTTTCTTAATAATCTCACGTAGATTCGAGAGATAATTTGAACTTTAAAGCTCCAACTACTTAATTTAGTTGACTTTTGAATCGATAAACGTGGAATGATACGTAACTAAAAGATTaaagtagttttttttaaataaattaatacaaaagacacaaaagttaaaatttaattacttgtttaaaaaaaatgaattgctGCAAACGAATaaacaattaaaaatatttataaaatataacacaatttcataatttataaaatttagtatattttgttcaaagtatttcaaaataaaaaatgattcaaaattttattataagaACTTCTAAAACTTATTGAAAAAAttcctaaaagaaaaattaaaatggtAACATTTTACCCCTTAGTCAATGATAATAAATCAACaaattgatttaataataattttgtctttttaaaaaatgaaataaaagaaatggGTATTATCCTTCGTTGGGAGCAAAGGttgaaatgaaataaataagAGCATCTTAGGTGGAAGAAGAAGCATATGACACTCCACCGACTAGTCATCTTTCATGGAATGATTATTATGACCCAAACCTTAtatatgaaatattaattaattaattaaacaactctttttaaaagaaaattttattattctcataatgataataaataaagaaagaaaagtactTTTCAAAGGCCATTCATTTGAAAAACTGCTCCCACATTGTGACCACttaccttcttttttttttctttccttttggGATAAAACTTGGGACCTTCCCTTATCATATATTTGTGTACAAAATTTTGGTCCCTccctatttatttttatttgtaccttgtttcaaattaaaataaacaaacaaataatttGTTGCTTCGACGTTGAATTTGTTGTCATGATACTTCAACTATCACAAATTGTACTCGTAGTACATATTACTTTAATCTGGATTTCATCAAATGATGACGGACGATGTTTACAAAACAACAAACAcggtaataataaaaaaaaatcaaatagttttattaaaacTAAGCGTAAATTGTATATAGGAAATTAGATTAAATAAAACGTCCTCAAATTTTTGATATACGTTGTTAGTTGGCAGAACATAAATCGTTTTGAACCCATACAATTCGAAAGGACCACTTTTGATATGGTTTGTAAAGAGATAAATGAAGAGTTTTTAGGTAGGGGAAACCTAATTGTCGATAGAATCAAAACTATGCATATATTAAATATGTAGCTTTGAATGGATTGACAAAAGAATCTTTTTAAACCATTTTGGATAACATTTTCTATAATGATAGTTTAGCATATTTTGGACCAATCATCCTCTTCCCTTTTAACCAAATATACGAGTACATTTTTAGGGTTTGAATAATTGATAcaatttttaaagtttattaatatataattgatttttAATTCACCTATTCAAAATGAGTACGTATCGTCTTTGAAACCTACTTCAGTCTAAAGTTATTATActtaaaattaaagaataaatcTTGTGCCactaataattttaaatttttcacGAATAAGAAGAGGACTATCCTATTATATTTTGTCGAACAAAAGTAGAAAATGACGTATTTATCCCCCGTGAATTTAGCTTTAGATTCTCCTTTTTAATCCATCCCATGATCTATCAAAATCCTTAATCCAAAACATGGGAATCTCATAAATTCCTCATTCCATagattattgttgttgttattattaggGAAATCAAATATTGTTTTGATTAAGATAATCCTATAAGGTAAAGTTGGTGGAAATATAATGATTATTATATTGAAGATGGGACCTAATTTGGTTGATATTTTTTTGTAGACacaattttgaaagaaataaGGTCAGTTTATTGTTGCAGCTTTGAGAGCTACCGATGCTTACTCCCAAACTTTTCAAACCTTCAATTTTTAAGCAAAAATCATATTTAGGTCCCACAATTCCAAACATACCCtttatctaatataatataaagttttcaatgataaatttttaattttatgttgtATCAATTTTTAGTCACTATAGTGGCAGAcatctaaatttaaatttaacttgaaaaaatatatatatgaattatGTTCCTTCTAAATTACGTTAATGCTTTTGCATTTTTGGTGTCTATGTGTAAAGTTGGGTTTGGAAATGTGTTCACGACCATATGCTTTTTAACCACTTTCATTTTGTAGctgaatttaattttttcaaaaaagttttgaaatatGGTTTTGTGTCGATTATAATTAACAATCTCTCTGCTAcaactgacataaagcatagtaaagtccaaagagtcaaaggctatatactgaaacctataccaaaaccatacactaaaaacagatggaagagacaacactggacagaaagaaAGACCAATACAGTATGAAAGTAAATGAAGAATGTAACAATACAGAGAGATAAGAATAGAAGGATTGTAACAAATTTTGTAACCAAATATGAAGTCAAAACCATACAATAAaaacagatggaagagacaacactggaaggTTAAAGCAATAAAGACATGGCAACAATACAGAGAGATAAGAATACACTATGAAAATAATAGAACAATCTAACAATACAGAGagataagaatagaagaaatgtaacaaaatttgtaagaaaataatatgtaacaaaagaatacagagaagacaTACAACAATTGTACAAAGAGCTAAGAATAGAAGAATGgtaaaaaaatagaacaattgtaacaaaattggtaagaatacagagaagacaTAACACAATTGTAACAGAATTGTAACATGGCCGGAGAAATTTAACCAATAACACAGAACACATGGGTGCAATaatacagaacacatggccGGAGAAATTTAACCAATAACACAGAACACATGGGTGCCAAAGGTAAAGCAACGACATGGCCGGAATaatacagaacacatggccggaaaatgtaaacaaataagACAGAAGACACAACAGAATGCGAACAACTACATACATTACAAAAGAATTCAGTTGTACACAAATTcgaactcatcatcggctttaaaaaaaaagtggattcaaaACTCCAATACCTCTCTACCAAGCTCCATCGGCATCCAATGGCAGAGTGAAGTATCCGTCTTATTGCCAAGCGAAAGACCGGACAGAATAATGGAACTGCGAGCGGCAAGGAGTAAAGGAGCCAAAACCCACGATTCCaaaaggaaatcgtgttcggAGCCAACGAAATCGTCGGCTTCAACAAACACAGAAGTCCTTTtgggagtgagagagacggatgagagagatgcAGAGAGAGATTCGGCGTAACGAAATTCGGTTTCATCGCAAAAACGCAACGGcggaatggattaaaggatgaagacgaaaccctagattcgttgagggagaagacgaaagaaAACAACATGCActcgattcgttgagggagatgaaacaaatggacaaaacgatagaaaaggaaggaatggattaaaggatgaagacgaaaaAAACGAAATCGACCAGACAACACAGAACCAACACAAACTCTAGATTCGTTGAGGGATAAGATGAAACGAAACAtcgattcgttgagggagatgacagaaagaagagaaaaacgaaaaaaatttcgatgaagaagggttgaggagaAGATTGAAATCGGTTTGAACGAGGAAATGGAACACGGATTGAGAGGAACGACGAAACCGAATTAACGAAAACGGGGGAAGACGCGAATCGGCGTTGGAAGGGGCAGACGAAAACgggttaaggaaaccctaaaactagggtttccttaaccttgggcccaaacgggggttaaggttgggctaacctaagcccacagtcccaaccctaaccccaaacggGCCCTAAGGTTTAACGTATGAATGTCAATGAAAATATTGAGGTCTTCGTTTTACTAAAATTTTGTTAGAAATGTCGAcaaaatattgattttgatggatatttttaaaaatgacaatatgtatatatatatatatattttttgtttatttatttatttatttatttgctatatatataaattagtaaataaacatttaatatttttttcaagtaAGCAAACATGCATATCATTTATATTATATCTATGTTAGTGATTTTTGTAtgctttttttattattattattttatggaTTTCTATACATTACAATagaaatattaaataatgatgaaatgttgaaatattgatgaaaatttaAGATTGTGAATATAATAGGTTAGATTTGATTATCTATATCCCCAAATATTTGTGGTGAAGCAATCATTAGTGTGGGTCTTAGATGTAAGAGATTGGAAACCTCTAAACAAAGTTGAATCATGTCGACCTTAGGGAAATGAAAATATGATTGGCTAAGGTTATCTTTACCATTATTCCTTTTACCTTTACTGTGGGACGTCCTCGTTTGTCACTCTTTGAATACATATGGTTTGAACGAGGCTACACAATCTGCAAGATATCAAAGTTACATCAAACGAGTTCTATCACCTATCGTTCATTAACTGGTGAGTAGTCGAGATTAATGTATACATTTAGCCATGAATACGATAATGAGTTTGTtagcacaataaaaaaaaatgcaaatatatCAAACTTTAGATCTTGCTCTCGAATTTGATCGGTGAAGACTAAATTGTCGAATGGAATCTATCAATATTATAGTTTATTGCTAAGAGTCTATCAACTGTCGTGTCATCACTAATAAATTTAATAACGCTCTTGTAATTATGGGACAAGTACAGATATAGCAATCATAAGTGAAATATTAGTATtagcaacatttaaaaaaaatcaaatatagcAAAGCCATTACTAATATACTTTCAACACTAATAGGTTTgtggtctatcaatgatatactACTAATTATATGATCCACTATTGATAGATCATGAGGGTCTATCAACCATAAAAGTCTTTTATCGATAAATTTTACTATGTTtgcgatttttttaaaatactatcATACACTTAATTGTTATATCAAATCAAAGTACTAATCATGTGGCTAACAATTGAAAAGTCCCAAATATTCTTTAAAAGGGCCCATAGACCCACAGTCGTAAGTGGCCCATAATTCACTCTTTAAAAGCCCAAACAATCAGGCCCAGAGAAAAGAAACATCAACATCGAGCCATGCACGTGACATACAGCGGTTACCTGTTAACATAATTCGTCGGTGATACATCCCCGGCCCAGCGTTTCTACGCATACATCGATCAACCCGCAGGATTTTCGTCTACAAATCATAGCCGTCCAAAATTTTGGTCCAAATCGAAATTGTACTCTCACAATTACCGGCTAGAACGGTTATAAAACCTCCAATCTGTTTCTTCTTTATCCCAATTCAAAACCCTAGCCCCCCCCATTGTAGAACGCCGCCCTTTCCAAGATCCTCAGCtgctttgattttctttttcatgtcttcttcaattcagttctttctttttcacgTTCATGTTTAGATCTTCCAGACTACGCCGGTGTGATCGGCTTTTCATCTTGCGACTTCTGCAATTGATTTTGGGTTCGTACTCGGAAGAGCGCAAATGACGAACTTACGAATGGTAGAATGCTCTAGTTTACGAACTTGGAGCATTGTGATTAACCACTTTGTATAGGAAGATCTGATGCCTCTCCTACGCAAATTCATTTAGTTTTCTTCCGCTCTcgtttttctttaaaactcaattttaatGGATTTGAACTCGCTGTTTTATTTGAAAGTGTTTCTGCTTGTGATTTTTTCTTCCTCTGGATGATGAGAAACCATGAAATGTACAGTTATCCCTGGCTGATTCCAAGTGCTGATATTTCAAACTCTGACAGTGTATAGTTTTTggaaattattgttttttcatcggttttttttcctttgggTTTGTTTTACTTCTTTTGTTCACTTTGTTTTTAGGTGTGGCCGGTGATGAACAGTTTTTTGGTTGACAGAGGTGCAAAAATGTAATATTTGCATTGGTGTTGAAACTTTTTTGAACTAGGACGGTCTGAGGCTCACCACCCTTTTGCTTTTCTACTCTGAAACTCATTCATCAGTTTTTCTTGAAATATTTTCTTtggatttttttcttattcaatTGTTTAGGAGTGAATTGCCGATTTTAAGGGATATTGTAAAGTTTGGTGTTTAATTATTGTTCAAGTGATGTGGGTGATGAAAACATGAAATATCAGTTATCCCTGTCTGATTTTTCGATGCTGATGATTCATGATCTGACATAAACTTGATTAAGCAATTTTCAATAATTGATGAAGATTTTGCTTTTAGTTCATAAACTCGAAAACCCAttgcaacttttttttttttttttttatcttactCTTCTCAACCCCAAATACCAATGTTACCCTTCAAACCAATCTGCTTGGCTAATTCAATTACAGGTTTGATTAACTGGGAGATGAATATGACTGTTAAATAACCTAAGACGAACATTTAAGATATTGACAGAGGAAGAGTTTATGAGCTGCTGATGATTATAACATTGTACCTAATGGATTGAGTTTCACTGGAGATGCATAAAACAGATGCATCTTGTGAGATAACACAGACTTCATACTACAAAATGATGACGGGTCACATTCTGATATTTAAGTACAACCCTCAACATAATACCAATAAACACATACCTTTACAGTTATTTGAACCAAGTAGGATCTCGCCATGGCTTTACAGAGAAGCACTtcaaaaaaaagaggaaagtaAAGAATTGTGATGGCTTTTTGAAGAACTTGGCTCTATCCTTACTCTCGAACAAACTTGATGAATGTGAGAGAGGCCGAGAAACCTTTGAAGTTGAAGGCAAGAGACAGCTTCCAACTCCTTTTCTTTATGGATGTTATGCTATCCTTTATTCTTTTGCTGGAACTGAAAGGAAATTCTGAGGCAGTTGTTTGCCTTGGCTAGTTTGGGAATTCCTTCCATTTTTCTCTACTCTTTGTAAGCTACTCTTCCTTAATAAGCTAGTGACTCTACTTGATGGTAATGTAACGATTTGTTCCATGCTTTGCCCAGTGATTTTTAAGATCAACTGGAGAGGATAAATCGTGGCCTTCGGCTGCAAGGCGGCTAAGCAGTTTGTTAAAAGCACTTCCGCTCATTTTACGACCACCAAGCCGAGCATGTCGTTTGTTGGGAACGGCAGGTAATGGATACATTGAGAGGGTGGTAGTACAACATGCAGATTGCCATCCACCATTCCCCCATTTGTAGCATTGTCTTATTACTCCTGTGCAGGAACATATTGGAGCTGGCATGGTTGATTCGTCAAAGGCAACCTGGTTTAATCCTAAATCCTGGCCTTTCCAATCTGATTTTGATACTACCAACTGTTTATTAAGATCGTCACCTCCACTCATTATACCAATTCCATCCTTCCATTCTTGCGACTTCCCCAACATTATCTTGTTCAAGTCTTCAGCCTCCCTTTTGACCTTCCGTGGACCTTTTGAAACTTTCTTGTTTGGTGTTGTGACTGTCTTTCCCTCTTTTGTACGCTTGTTTCGTCGTGCCTTTGTTGATTCAGAAGCAACGGGGGATGTTGGGCAAGGGTCGTTGGAAGCAAGCATATCTCTGGAATTGTAATTATTCTCATTCATGTGGGGCACATGATGTGTGTGTTGCTGCTGCGGATGATGTATATGCTTCACTCCCCTAGCAATTTGGCATCCTGGTGGACAtgataaattgttatttatagAGTTTTCACGATACTGAAGAGTAGCAATGGCATTGTCTCGTTCCAAAAGGGCATTGTTCCTCTCTGCAATTGCAGCGTCTCGCTGTAGATATGCCATGTCTCGCTCTGCTAGTGCAGCCTTTTTCTCCGAGAGGGCCAAATTTCTCTCTTGAATGGCTGCATCTCTTTCGGCCATGATTGCCATTATCTGCTTCATTGAGGGCTGATGCTGCATCATCCACTGCCAAGGCAAATTCAAACGAATTGATTCAAAGTTCgctaaattgtttaaatttgaattacTTGAAAGAGACTGTATGGCATTAGTTTTCAAGTTTAATGTTGATACCTGACCCTGAGCTGACTTATACTGATCTGGTTTGTGCCTTCCATTCTCACGGTGTCCACTGTCATCCATTTGTGACTCCAAAACGAATAACCAACACAGATACAGTAATGAAAAAGCTCCACTGCAAACAAAATGGCAATCATATGCTAAATGTTACCAATATGTTACCTAACTATGATACACCATGAAGAGAAAGAATGCGAGCTAAGAAAATGCTGTCTCAAATAAAATATTCACATATTGGTGAACCTCAAAAGAAATACACCTATTCAGCAGATTTCTCTCAGAATCAaagttaaaatttgaaaactaaaaatcaacaaaagataaataaataatttaccTAAAATGTTTTCAGAAACTTATTTTTGTTCTTAAAAATGAGCCAACAACCAAAACCATgagtaaaaaaaatgtgattaCAAGCATCCCAAATGGAGCTCCAACTTACACTTATAAcagttttattttagtttatctttgaaatttatatttactctctcaatttttaattctaaaaacaaaGTCAAAGTTTAAGAAACTTATGAGTGGAAGTGTATTTAAaactttatttttcaaataaatcaacAATGTAATTTCACTTTTCTTGACATTGATGTTTGATATCGTTCACTCTCTAGCTAAAGAGAATAATATTCGtttattcaaattaaaaaaaccaaactcGGGTGGCACAAAATAAATTTAGACAGAAATACATGCCAAACCCAAATATAACCTATTGACTTCCAACAACCGATGCATCACTCCCTTTATTTTATATTCACAAGTTACTAACACAAGTTCGTCTATTgactttattttatataaatattcaAAATACTTAGCAAACAAATAAGACACTAACCGACCTGACCAACTAGGGTTGCAAAAGTGTATACATGTACACATCGAGAAAAGGAATTTGGCAAGAGAACACAAAAGGGAAGATCTAAAAACACCTCTACAACTTCGGGGCAATAATAAACAATCGAGAGTGAACAACTGTCTTTTGGAATTAAAGCTCAGGTATGAAGTAATATACTTAAGCAGCAGAGCACTTTATCCAGTCTAAGCAAGTAATCATAAGCAGAATTGCAGAAACAAGATGTACATAAGCAAAAACACTTAAGTTCGGAGCAGTAGATACTTCACCTGGAATCAGAAAGATCAAACGAAGAATCCGCTTAAGAAACCATCGTTAGAATTTTCGACCTCTAGTCAGCTCAAATGGCTGACCCACCTTCCCCCACCTCATCCTCCATCAGATCATCTAAACAACCAAATTCAACATAAATTACTCAcacttaaaaataaataaaccccAACAATGTTTGTGTAatttctctcttctcccttAGTTTCCAGTACAAAATTCAGAAGATACAGCAAAAACAATAAAGTCAAAGCAGCTACAGAAAGCGTATTCATCGGTTTCAACGAGCTCAAACCAGCTGAAAAATAGGGCAAAAAGGGCTAAAAGATTATGAAGAAAGCAAAACTCGTAAAGATCCGATTCTTTAATTACTATAACCAGGAAAGTAAACGGGAGTCAACTTTTCAGCTTCGAGTCCTGAGCTTAAAGCAGAACCTCAACTCAAAACGAAAAACAAAACAACCCCACAACAAATTCTGagctaaaaagaaaaacaacaaccAGAAGCaaacgaaaccctagaaaaaaAGAGCCACAAATTCACATAGCAAGCTTCAACAACAGAAAATAAGCAGTAAATCAAAGCAGATTTCACAAAGATTTGAGTGAGAATAAGCAGGAGAAAGGTAGAATAAGGAAGAAGTGATAAAAACAGATATGATTCAAAGGAGTAAAAAGCAagaaatggaaataaagaaccAAAATAGAAAGTGGGATTAGGGAAAAGGGAAAAACatattaagaaataaaaaggGAAAGAGAAATGGAAGCTTACCAGTGAGAAGGAGAGATGAAGAActggagaaagaagaagaaaaaggaaaagagatgaagatggagaaaaagaaaaggattgaAAATCTGTGGAAAGCACAGTTGTAAGCAGACCAGAGGGACAAAGGAATCtctctctattttctttttctttttctttttcttttttcttttttgttagctttgtgtcattttcaaattttctttagGAAATTTTCTCCATTTTTTGGGTTTGTATTCTTTTAGTTGAATTATATCAAATGTGTCCTACACTTTTGGGAGGTTTCATTTATATCCAtgaatgtttatttatttattttttttatattgtgGATTTTAAgtttgtattgtttttttttttttcctttaattttcaaatatgtgaagtttataattttttttaaatatccaaaatttttaatttcattagaTAAAAGATCCCAAATTTTCTATTATGTGTTAAGTAGACTtgtgatttttttaatataaaagtCCATAAATTTAAACTCGTAATTATGAAAGTTTGGAACTAACTTATAATAAAATCAAGAGAAATTATAATATGTAGCAGTTTTTAGAGTAATTATCAAGtatgtaacaatatttttaaaaaattacaaatataggtTTATCGctaccaacatttgctacatggtctatcattcaatgatagactcctatcatcgatagattttgacagattttgctatatttgcaattttttgaatataattgctacatttgcaattatcccttaaatcaaaattttaagatCAAAAGACATTTGTGCTTTTTTATCGattgagaaaaaataaaagcagTAATTTATtccataaatattatttttcaatttttagtta
This genomic window contains:
- the LOC103488028 gene encoding protein BASIC PENTACYSTEINE6, with translation MDDSGHRENGRHKPDQYKSAQGQWMMQHQPSMKQIMAIMAERDAAIQERNLALSEKKAALAERDMAYLQRDAAIAERNNALLERDNAIATLQYRENSINNNLSCPPGCQIARGVKHIHHPQQQHTHHVPHMNENNYNSRDMLASNDPCPTSPVASESTKARRNKRTKEGKTVTTPNKKVSKGPRKVKREAEDLNKIMLGKSQEWKDGIGIMSGGDDLNKQLVVSKSDWKGQDLGLNQVAFDESTMPAPICSCTGVIRQCYKWGNGGWQSACCTTTLSMYPLPAVPNKRHARLGGRKMSGSAFNKLLSRLAAEGHDLSSPVDLKNHWAKHGTNRYITIK